A region from the Dendropsophus ebraccatus isolate aDenEbr1 chromosome 1, aDenEbr1.pat, whole genome shotgun sequence genome encodes:
- the LOC138778703 gene encoding cathepsin L-like isoform X2: MYNNIEHRMHLEKFVLILSFVTCVLSSKLLDQEWKAWKVEHGKEYSSFQEEVFRRKAWEATWHKVLKHNQLASQGLSRYRMGMNKFADMTPAERTSRKCFHSNRKSMSQSDVPVLHNSRALNIPDSVDWRDSKCVTPVKNQGLCGSCWAFATVGVFESLHCIATKELVEFSEQQLVDCDGANDGCCGGLPEKAMAYVSSHGVMKAKDYEYSAKQFKCLYKPDNAVTLNVTKYYVLPGEDNMAVSLALNGPIAVGIDASDDLQMYSGGIFDGECSTEPNHAVIIVGYGTEHDKESDEDVDYWIIRNSWGEDWGENGYGKMRRNENQCGIATDSSSVDLTS; the protein is encoded by the exons GATGCATCTGGAGAAATTTGTGCTGATCTTGTCTTTTGTTACATGCGTCCTTTCTTCAAAGTTGCTTGACCAGGAATGGAAAGCATGGAAAGTCGAACATG GAAAGGAGTACAGTAGTTTTCAAGAAGAGGTGTTTCGGAGGAAAGCTTGGGAGGCAACATGGCATAAAGTGCTGAAACACAATCAGCTGGCAAGCCAGGGTCTATCCAGATACAGGATGGGCATGAATAAGTTTGCGGATATG ACACCAGCAGAACGTACCTCCAGGAAATGCTTTCATTCAAATAGAAAGTCAATGTCCCAAAGTGATGTTCCTGTGCTGCATAACTCCAGGGCTCTCAATATACCAGACTCTGTTGACTGGAGGGATTCAAAATGTGTGACCCCTGTGAAAAATCAAGGCTTATGTGGATCCTGCTGGGCATTTGCCACT GTGGGTGTATTTGAGTCACTTCATTGTATCGCGACCAAAGAGCTGGTTgaattcagtgaacagcagcttGTAGACTGTGATGGTGCAAATGACGGCTGCTGTGGAGGTCTTCCAGAGAAGGCCATGGCGTATGTTTCAAGTCACGGTGTCATGAAAGCCAAAGATTATGAATATTCAGCCAag CAATTTAAATGCTTATACAAGCCTGATAATGCAGTGACTTTAAATGTGACCAAGTATTACGTTCTGCCTGGAGAGGACAATATGGCAGTGTCCCTGGCATTAAATGGACCTATAGCAGTTGGAATTGATGCAAGTGATGACCTTCAAATGTATAGTGGTG gTATTTTTGATGGTGAATGTAGCACAGAGCCAAACCATGCTGTCATTATTGTGGGATATGGTACAGAACATGACAAAGAGTCCGATGAAGATGTAGATTACTGGATAATAAGGAACAG CTGGGGTGAAGACTGGGGAGAAAATGGCTATGGGAAGATGAGGCGTAATGAGAACCAGTGTGGGATAGCAACAGACTCCTCCTCTGTGGACTTGACAAGCTAA
- the LOC138778703 gene encoding cathepsin L-like isoform X1 — MMMILSTVKRSLVYIPTEYGIAIVHTTSKMHLEKFVLILSFVTCVLSSKLLDQEWKAWKVEHGKEYSSFQEEVFRRKAWEATWHKVLKHNQLASQGLSRYRMGMNKFADMTPAERTSRKCFHSNRKSMSQSDVPVLHNSRALNIPDSVDWRDSKCVTPVKNQGLCGSCWAFATVGVFESLHCIATKELVEFSEQQLVDCDGANDGCCGGLPEKAMAYVSSHGVMKAKDYEYSAKQFKCLYKPDNAVTLNVTKYYVLPGEDNMAVSLALNGPIAVGIDASDDLQMYSGGIFDGECSTEPNHAVIIVGYGTEHDKESDEDVDYWIIRNSWGEDWGENGYGKMRRNENQCGIATDSSSVDLTS, encoded by the exons GATGCATCTGGAGAAATTTGTGCTGATCTTGTCTTTTGTTACATGCGTCCTTTCTTCAAAGTTGCTTGACCAGGAATGGAAAGCATGGAAAGTCGAACATG GAAAGGAGTACAGTAGTTTTCAAGAAGAGGTGTTTCGGAGGAAAGCTTGGGAGGCAACATGGCATAAAGTGCTGAAACACAATCAGCTGGCAAGCCAGGGTCTATCCAGATACAGGATGGGCATGAATAAGTTTGCGGATATG ACACCAGCAGAACGTACCTCCAGGAAATGCTTTCATTCAAATAGAAAGTCAATGTCCCAAAGTGATGTTCCTGTGCTGCATAACTCCAGGGCTCTCAATATACCAGACTCTGTTGACTGGAGGGATTCAAAATGTGTGACCCCTGTGAAAAATCAAGGCTTATGTGGATCCTGCTGGGCATTTGCCACT GTGGGTGTATTTGAGTCACTTCATTGTATCGCGACCAAAGAGCTGGTTgaattcagtgaacagcagcttGTAGACTGTGATGGTGCAAATGACGGCTGCTGTGGAGGTCTTCCAGAGAAGGCCATGGCGTATGTTTCAAGTCACGGTGTCATGAAAGCCAAAGATTATGAATATTCAGCCAag CAATTTAAATGCTTATACAAGCCTGATAATGCAGTGACTTTAAATGTGACCAAGTATTACGTTCTGCCTGGAGAGGACAATATGGCAGTGTCCCTGGCATTAAATGGACCTATAGCAGTTGGAATTGATGCAAGTGATGACCTTCAAATGTATAGTGGTG gTATTTTTGATGGTGAATGTAGCACAGAGCCAAACCATGCTGTCATTATTGTGGGATATGGTACAGAACATGACAAAGAGTCCGATGAAGATGTAGATTACTGGATAATAAGGAACAG CTGGGGTGAAGACTGGGGAGAAAATGGCTATGGGAAGATGAGGCGTAATGAGAACCAGTGTGGGATAGCAACAGACTCCTCCTCTGTGGACTTGACAAGCTAA